Within Carassius gibelio isolate Cgi1373 ecotype wild population from Czech Republic chromosome A21, carGib1.2-hapl.c, whole genome shotgun sequence, the genomic segment atttgaaaatgtaactttaaaacatattacagtgCATGTGGCATTAACTACCAAACAGCCATGCACAAAAATGATTAAAGAAAGTGACTGAATGataatttttgcttgttttataatgttttgaaaGTGAATCAGCATCCACATACAGTGTAGTTGAATCCATTGTCCATCCTCATagctgttgtttatattgctaaTATGGATAATGAAAGTTATGTGCTGTTTTCTGGTAATTTGTTTCTGTTTGTACTTGAGCATAGAAAGAGGTTTGTAGAAAACAGTTAAAAATTCGTAAAAATTCATATAAGAATTCAGGAGATTAGTAAGCCATGAAAGTCATAGTAGACCTAATTTTAATTACTACTGATGTTCTTATCACATGTATGCACTAAAATAATAGAAAGCAAGAGAGTTTTGACCCCCATGAGCACTGATCAGATCTACTAGACTTTAATGTCATCAAATGTCAGAATCTGTAGATGGACCCCCTCTGGACTGTTTATTGTGGTTTCTCCCTCTGTGTCCATATTTGGTTGTTGCTGTTCTCATTATTAGTTAATCACCTCATTATGTTTACCTGTCTGGCCCTCATTATTTGCTCTATATTGGTTCCTATCTCTTGTGTTATAGTTTGTCGGTTATTaaaaggatactccaccccaaaataaaatttttgtaattaatcacttaccctcatgtcgttccaaacccataaagcTTAGTTtctcttcggaacacaatttaagatattttggatgaaaaccgggaggcttgtgactgtcccatagagtGCCAAGTAAGTTACCAGCTGTCAACAATTCCTTTTTTTAACAGTCTCTGGCTCTCCACATCACTCTAAATGCTCAGCtgcgccacaaggatgcactgtttctatgtgtatttatgctttgatttgaaagaaaacagcggaTCCTTGTGGTTtggctattattatttttgtcttcgTCCTCGTTCGTTCGTTCGTTCCCTCGTGCACCAAACCATTACAGAATAACCGACCAAAAAGTTGCGATACCCCTCTCAGTTTTATTTCCACTTTTccacagtgttttattttcagttatggATTATTTAAAATCTCCTTCCCCTTCTTTAACTCTGACACTATCCAGATGTCCTCCTCCTGCTGGACCGCAACCTGGACAGCAGTCTCTGCGGATTCTTCCTGGCAAGCTTCAATGAGGTGTGGAGAGCATGGCTATCTGGAGGTGGACCTCGGGAATCATTCGCCGcttttgtggagtgggtgctggtgaGCAACAAATCGCCTTTGAGCATCATTATCGCCAAGGAGCATCTCACCAGTCCCACTCCAGAACCAGAGCCCAGCAAACCATCACCCCGCTGTGCGGAGCCGAAGCCAGAGCCCACCACGACAAAAGAGTCATTACCGAAGAGAGCGACAGAGCTAAGGATTGCCTCTGAGCTTGAACGGGACGCATCTGACCAGGTGCGAGAGCCGGCAAATGAGTGTGCACCAGTGGCATATGCAAGGGAGCCTGAGGGCTTGGAGGAAAGCTTCGCCCACTGCACCaccactgagggtgagctgtgcTGAACTCTGAGGAATCTATTGACTTTAACATGGATTTATTAACATGGTCCCTGACTCTGCCTCAGCCGGTCAATCCTTCGGCTCCgccatggctcctagctccctcgtctccaccatgGCCCATCAGTCCACCAGCTCTTTTTGTTAATGCTTAAAAACCAAAAAGATTCATATAGTCCCAATGCAATTGAAGAAAGTTATCTTATGTTTTACAAGTGTGACTGGGTTGCATGCAATGCCATATTTGCTAAAATGCTTAAGAATGTTTGTACTTTGTGTTTATCAGCAGCTTAGAACAATCAGATTTTATCCAAATATGATCAAAACATAACAGGATTCATTTATTATAGCTTTTGAGCATCATGTCAAGAAATAGGCCTATAAACAGGCAATTGTAccactttaatgaaaaaaaaaaaaacaccaggttGACATGCATTTAATACGtgtttatactttatttattttatttttttctctatgccagatatatatatatatatattttccctcCACAAAGAAATCTTTATATGGACTACTATTTCACTTCTAGTTTGTGGAAAAAAGACCTCATTTTACATATCAACGCTTTTCGATTACGCAGCAACATTGCTGAATAATGACAGTGTAAACTATCACAGAGTACACATATTTACAAACAGACGTCTTAACAGTATAATAGCCAAAGCAACCCCCTGAAGTTTATAAATCAAAGACAGTGTGAAAAAATTACATGTGACATTAAAAAGTAGGGGAAGTACAACCTTAAGTTTTGCAAAAGACATCTATGATTAGGCAACAGTTACACATCCCTTCTGCTTTTGAACAGACAAACGCAACAAGTATTAGCATTTTAACAATTGATGCAagatatatatcatataatatattcaaaatgCAATTTATGGAAACCACATACTGTACTTGATCAGTTTTTTTCACACTTTACCAAAAGCCTGTCTTTAGTAGCATCTGTGGATTTTGTCTGTGTATTACATGGTGAGGTTGTTTTTTCCCTCCTAAACACAGAGCTGATCTTCTGTCTGCTCTGAGACGAGCCGTAGTAGTACAGCAGAGGGTCCAGAAAAACACTTGTGCTCCCCAAACACACAGCCAACAGGTAAGCCGCATATGATGAATCTCCCTGGCCACTGTTGTTTCCAGTAGCTAAAAGATAACAGTGGTACCACAGGAAACCATTGGTTGGAGCAAAGCACAACACAAACTCGGTCAGCACAGCGATAGCCATAATCACAGCTCTCCTTCGGCTGCCTGAAGATGAGGATGATGTAGTTAAGAGATCAGACTTTACACGAAGCGCATATATGATGGTGGAGTAGCTCACTAAGGTGATGATTAGTGGCACAAAGTAGTATAGGCAGGAGAGGATGAAGAACATGTACACATAATACATTACTGTAGTGTAATTTTTGCTTAGCACATCATGGCACGTGATCCCCACATTTTCAGTCTTAACTGTTTGTCTCACTAAGAGAAGTGGCACTGTACCAGCGATCGCCAGCAGCCAGACCAGCGCACATACATATGTGGTTTTCCTTGTGCTCCTCCAGGTCAGAGAGGGGATGGGAAACACCACGGCCAGCAGCCTGTCCACACTCATGCACATCATCAGCAGTATGGAGCAGTACATGTAGCAGTAGTAAGCTGCACTGATCACACGACACACTGCCTCACCGAACACCCAATCTGAAGCGTTCAGCTGGTAGTGGATCTTCAGAGGCAGCAGCAGGGTGAAGAGCAGGTCCACACACGCCAGGTGAGACATGTAGATCACAGCTGGTTTCTTCTCTCGAATCTTACAGGTGAATGTTACCAAGGCCAAAGCATTCAGGGGCAAActaatgaggatgatgatgatgtagaATGAGGGCATGATGCGTGTGACCACTGGGCCTTTGAGGAAGTCAACAGCCTCGTCTGAGATGGACAATATGTCATTACTGTTCTCATTCTTAGAAGTGCCTAAAAACGCACCTCTATGACGGAATTCGTTTTCAATACCTGTAACCAGCACAAAACAGCACAAGGAAAGTTATCACACTAATACCAGACAATAACGAAATCAACTTTAACACATGAACAGCTACACTGAATGACTCAAGGAATGGTGTGGTTTGATAATTAAGCCACTGCGCCCAGAATTTTATGAGGAGGCGATTTTGTATGCATTTGCACAATGTGAATCATATAAAAACatagcattattaaaaaaaaaaagttaagtgtgCACCCCTAAACATAACTGTCAGTGGTTATAGTTATGAATTGCTATAAGATTGTGTTGCATATTACTATGTGTTAATGAAGAGTCCAGATTAACAATGTTTTTGTTGCAAGATGGTGGAACACAGCCAGAATCTGTAATCAACACAAAAGACCATTAGTGAAAGCTCACATATTACCATCAGACAATAATTAGGAGGTGACATTTGCTAAAAGGCTTTGATGGAGTTTATGTAATATTAAAGTAATTGAAATTCAAGCTTCAGGATATTTATAGTGCATCAATACACTTGATgcttaggggaagtcgtggcctactgGTTAAAGgattggactcccaatcgaagggttgtgagttctagtctcaggccggacggaattgtgggtggggggagtgcatgtacagttctctctccaccttcaataccatgacttaggtgcccttgagcaaggcatcgaacccccaactgctccccgggcgccgcagcataaatggctgcccactgctccgggtgtgtgctcacagtgtgtgtgtgtgtgtgtgtgttcactgctctgtgtgtgtgcatttcggatgggttaaatgcagagcacaaattctgagtatgggtcaccatacttggctgaatgtcacttcactacacCTCACTtgagaaaataagaaataaattgaGAAATAAAATATGACACACCAATTGGCAATGTTAAATGAAACCTTCACCACTAATAGAAACCATGAATAATCAAATTTCTATCTCACATCTTTATTATATACAGCGCAGTGTTTTCAACTGAAACTaacattaaactattaaaaaatattttttgttactgAAATGAAACTGGAAtgaattaaaatctaaatataagatataaacttagaaatttgactgaaatttaagttgaactgggaaaataaatgaataaactgaaaaaaacctaaagataaatatagatataataaataaaaaaaaaacacagatcacAGTTGGTTTCTTCTCTACACTCCTTAAAGTGAACTTCAACTCCAAAGCATTCAGGGGCAAACTAATGAGATGAAGGTGTAGAACGAGGGCATAATGCGTCTGACCATCAAACATTCAAGGAAATCAATAGCCTCATCTGAGATAGCAAATGTGTTCAAGACATGTGGtttcattgtctttttttatattcagatGATAATTGCAGGCAGGCTtgaaaaaaaacttgcatttgtcCATCCTGATCTATGGAAGTAGAGCTACATGTACACTAACTAAACCTGTAAGTAGTTCTTATAATACagcttctgtcatgatgatttatgactttgacctttgaccttttgacaggttgaacttccggtaaccttatgatggatgggcggaactttccgacttcaagggttaacctatgacctttccaagcatcgatcatgcggttttgacagaaagttttaccctattgacctgttagttctaaatcatggttttgacggctagtttaaacggaagatgaaagactccccacacatcgatcatgcgcttttgacagaaagttttaccctattgacctgttagttttaaattaaaacggtatatgaaaaactccccaatcatcgatcatgcggttttgacagaagttgtttgaagtgtgtgtcagttagtttgtttgaagtgtgtgccagttgtttgaactctgtgtcagttagcttgtttgaagtttatcacagttataaggttatgtgtctgtgtgtgtgtgtgtgtgtgtggttataaggcttctccccctcccattacatttatgagcggtgtataaatggggtcggtgtgttctacattttatatatatataaaacattatataatttatataatctcaaacaattaaagattgaaaacacattttaattatttcacatttatatatatatataaaacattatataatttatataatataaaacacattttagttatttcacatttatatatatatatatatatatatatatatatatatatatatatatatatatatatatatatatatatatatatatatatatatataaaacattatataatttatataatatacataatctaaaaaacaATTGAACTAAGGTTGAAAAGCTTACTAAAACAATCCACCTACCTTATTTAGACAGAAGCTTCAGCTTTGTGAGAAACGGGACTCCAGCTCCATCTGTCGGACTCTCTCTGAATGATAGCACACGGTTGATCCGCGCTCGTGCCTCAGGAGAGATACGGAGAGATAGCGCGCCTGCAGGCGCGCGCTCGTGCCCCAGGGAGTGAGACAGAGACTTTGTAGTACAACAGTACAACAGACTTTCAAAACACGTAgttctttatataatatacatattctaaggttgaaaaacattctgttcttttaaaaaaggttataaatgaaaccgttataaaaaaatatactgaaaccgactgttttcAGATAAAACGAGATCCATGTTTAGAGAGCTGAAAGGAGTTGTTTTCACATCACCTTCCTGACCCGCAAGTATTCACAGCGTCTTCGTTTGCACGCTACACTTCACTTTCTTCCGAATttactacaaaatcataatatcttcaaagacATTGCTAATTAAAACTAACGTATCTCACGAaggagtaccatgtttttgacagtttctGACGGCTGCATCTGTGAATTACGGTGGGCGAGCGGCTAGCATCTCTTTGTACCCGTCTAATTTATGACGACTTGAGCGACCCTGGTTCAGTTTCCCACCTTTCGAACAAGTTCATTCATAGAACAAGGATGACACCTAGTGGTCACTCAACACCGATTTTCTTTCACAGCACCCCTTATAAACCTATTTATACGCGTTACAAACCATCACTTTGAAGCAGAAAAACTTTTTGGACGACTCTCCAAGACATTTGCTTTCCAAGACAACGGATCAAAGTGAGTATTTTATCATTTCATGTTATCTGATGGtagtgatattaataaaaaaaaaaacaattcattgATCAAATTATGTTATGCTATCTTACAGTCTATGATGgttttaaaccatatttcatgACATTCCTGTAATCTTCTTCATGTTAAGCAGATTACACAGACATCTGCTGatagtgttattttaaaaaaactattcgtcgatcaaagcctgttatgttattttaaaaaaactattcATCGATCAAAGCCTGTTATGTTATTTTCACAGTCTATGGTGTCTTATTATTTCATGACATTCCTGTAATTTTCTTCATGTTAAGCAGATTACACAGACATCTGATGgtagtgatatttaaaaaaaaaattcattgatcAAATTATGTTATCTTACAGTCTATGATGgttttaaaccatatttcatgACATTGCTGTAATTTTCTTCATGTTAAGCAGATTACGCAGACATCTGCTGATagtgatatttaaaaaactattcattgatcaaagcctatttttacagtctatgacgTCTTTATGTCGTCTTAATATTTCATGTTAAGCAGATTACGCAGTCACATGCTGATAgagatatttttaacaatataaagtatgtgttatttgatttaatatcatgaatgaaaaaaaaaaacgaaaaaaatacttttaatttgcAAATATGACGCCATcctgttaaaatacttttattttgaaaatatgacgccatcctgttaaaatacttttattttgaaaatatgacgacGTCCGGTTGACGCGCGCTTAGTTTTGCCTGCTTCAATGCTACGTATAGGATATCAGAAAAAACAATTCTGGTCCGTTAAATCTACGTTTTGCCACTCCGTTATCCGTTTGTCATCTATGAAGACGACATCGCGGAAGGTGTAAGCGTAACTAAGCGTGACTCAGAAAACCATTTTTCCCGTTTGCTAACTGTTCGCAGTGAAACGACATATGAGGATATGATTGTGAAATGGCTCCCCCCGGTGAGTCTGGATGAAATGACGCCGTTATAGTGAAAATTGCGCCATCTGCTTGCGGTTTAATGTTATGACATCACGATTTCTTTgtcacagtgtgtgtatgtgtgtgtgctccattaaactgtaaaataaaaacccTCTCCATGTGTTTGAAATCAtaacactttttatattttttatcacaGGTTCAAATATTGAGCGCCAAGCCTTTGACGCTATTAATACACGTAAGTACGTATTAACTATTCTTTTTATAAactaaaatgaatgtattttaattttgtatattattaattaatttatttatttatttattattttttatcataatttttttttttttttttttttattcacagagGCCGCGATTGATCCAGACAGCGCAGCCGATGGTAAGACAAGATCCGTCTCcataattttttatgaaaaatttaaaatttaaaatttttatgtttatgaggaatctaattattttattttttagattttatccAATTCATCACACAACCCGCCTTTCAGACAGTTATCGATCTCACGCAAGATGGCGACGAAGATCCCACCGTCAACGTAACAGACAACATCCCGCCTGATTCCGCTCCGGCCCACATCGAGAATCCAATAGGATCCTGCGACGAATCACTCCCTGGACCCGCTGACGAACCAGCGAGAAAGAAGACTAGAAAAACGAATCGCCCCACCTCTCCGGGCAGTCCTGGACCGTGTGACGAACCACCAAGAAAGACTTATCGTTTTACTGCGGTGGTCCGACCTGAACCGAACGGCGAACTTCCGAGAAAGACTTATCGTTTTCCCCCGGCGATCAGTCCTGAGAGCCCTCCAGAGAGGAAAACTCTCTGTCCGGTACCACCGAACAGCCCGGCGACCAGTCCTGAGACCGATCTGTTTTATGGTAAGACTAACtacattatttgcatttaaaccaGATGGTGTcaaacattaagatttttttttaacatccagCAGACTCGAGTAGAAGCCATAAGGATGACGTGACT encodes:
- the LOC127942362 gene encoding proteinase-activated receptor 1-like isoform X1 encodes the protein MGVKTIWFFFVLLHAYTATFNESSVSSFEQTDEPTDDGESSKQMSDDLSSGSPGIENEFRHRGAFLGTSKNENSNDILSISDEAVDFLKGPVVTRIMPSFYIIIILISLPLNALALVTFTCKIREKKPAVIYMSHLACVDLLFTLLLPLKIHYQLNASDWVFGEAVCRVISAAYYCYMYCSILLMMCMSVDRLLAVVFPIPSLTWRSTRKTTYVCALVWLLAIAGTVPLLLVRQTVKTENVGITCHDVLSKNYTTVMYYVYMFFILSCLYYFVPLIITLVSYSTIIYALRVKSDLLTTSSSSSGSRRRAVIMAIAVLTEFVLCFAPTNGFLWYHCYLLATGNNSGQGDSSYAAYLLAVCLGSTSVFLDPLLYYYGSSQSRQKISSVFRREKTTSPCNTQTKSTDATKDRLLVKCEKN
- the LOC127942362 gene encoding proteinase-activated receptor 1-like isoform X2, with protein sequence MGIKTILFFFVILHAYTATFNESSVSSFEQTDEPTDDGESSKQMSDDLSSGSPGIENEFRHRGAFLGTSKNENSNDILSISDEAVDFLKGPVVTRIMPSFYIIIILISLPLNALALVTFTCKIREKKPAVIYMSHLACVDLLFTLLLPLKIHYQLNASDWVFGEAVCRVISAAYYCYMYCSILLMMCMSVDRLLAVVFPIPSLTWRSTRKTTYVCALVWLLAIAGTVPLLLVRQTVKTENVGITCHDVLSKNYTTVMYYVYMFFILSCLYYFVPLIITLVSYSTIIYALRVKSDLLTTSSSSSGSRRRAVIMAIAVLTEFVLCFAPTNGFLWYHCYLLATGNNSGQGDSSYAAYLLAVCLGSTSVFLDPLLYYYGSSQSRQKISSVFRREKTTSPCNTQTKSTDATKDRLLVKCEKN